The Lichenihabitans psoromatis genomic interval GCTCTTGTGCGAAGTCACGTTCACGAAAGAGGCGAAGTGCTGCACGACGGCACCGGCATCGTCCCGGACCTGACTGATGAAGACGGAAACCCAGATCGTACTGCCGTCCTTGCGGTGAAAGCGAAGCGGCGTATCGAGGTCGCGACCGCCCTCGAAGGCGGTCTGGATCTGCGTCATCGCTTCGGGGTCGTTGCCGCTTTGGATCAGGAAACCGAACTTTTGGCCAAGCACCTCATGTTCGTCGTAACCCGTGAGGTCGAGGAAGGCCTGATTGACGAACACGATCGGCTTGTCCGGCGCCCTTGCGTTGCAGAATACCATCGGCATCCTTGTCGTCTCGGCGGCTACGACGAAGGGACCGAGGTCCTCGCGGAAGCCTTCGACAACGGACTCCGCGTCCTTCTGCTGGCCTGACTTATCGGCTTGTTCCGCCATGAAGCTTCTCCCAACGCCCGAAAAGCACGAACCCCATCGAGCGGCTAAATCTCGTGAGATGACCGCAACCCGGCGCGGACCACCTCACTCGTCACCGATGCGCGTTGGTATCGATGGCGGCCCTTGGGATTTACCGGGTCCCTGTGGCAGACATTATCATAAGGGCCGGATCACTTGGCGAGGCGCAAATTTAAGCATAGTCGAGATGCATATATGAAATCACGGGCGCTCTAGCATCGCAACGCTCTTTGCGTATCAACAGAATTCGATAATCAAAGTCATTGTGATATCTTCACCCGAGCAAAAGTCGAGACGCCCTCCTTGAGGAAGCGTCTCGTTTTAAAATCACATGCGATGCATCATCTTCTTGTGCATCATCATTTTCTTATTCATCATCTTGCCGTGCATCATCTTGCCGTGCATCATGGACTTATGCATCATCGGCTTCTTCATCATCTGCGCGGAGGCCGGCGCTATGGCGGCGCCGAGTGAGCAGGCGATGGCCGCGCACGCGAGGATCAGGCTCTTGGTCTTTGTCATGGGTGTTCTCCTGTTATGCCTTCAATGCGGGATCATCCCGCGATGAACGGACCTGCGATCGCCAGTACCTGCGCCTTGCTGAGCGGCTTGTCGAAGGCGCCGGTCCAGGGCTTCTGCTTGCGCAGCAGCCGCACCGAAGCCGCATGTCGCGCCTCGACCGAATGGATCTGCAACGCCGTCGTGAGCAGCTTGCCGCCGCCGACGAGGTTGGGTGCCTGCCCCTTGTAGGCGGCGACGCCGGTGTCTTCCAACGCCTGCGACACCGCCGCGAACGTCTTGAAGTTCTGGAACACGTCGCGGTATTTCCCGCGCGCCGTGAAGTCGAACTCCGGCTTGGCGATCGCCGCGCCCCCGAGCACGGATTGGAGCAGCGCGACGTGCGCGGTTTCGTGCTGGCTGATGACCTGGAACGTAGCTCCGGCATAGTCGGGGATGAGCCCGCCCTGGGCCAGCGCCGTCCGGTAGAACTCGTCTTCCAGGTATTCCAGTGTCAGCGCGAAGTTCAGGATGTCCGCGACCTGTTGCGGCACCTGCGCGAAGGCCTCC includes:
- a CDS encoding PAS domain-containing protein, with the protein product MAEQADKSGQQKDAESVVEGFREDLGPFVVAAETTRMPMVFCNARAPDKPIVFVNQAFLDLTGYDEHEVLGQKFGFLIQSGNDPEAMTQIQTAFEGGRDLDTPLRFHRKDGSTIWVSVFISQVRDDAGAVVQHFASFVNVTSHKSELERLRLKLDDLKHRTQDVKSPAIMTP
- a CDS encoding ferritin-like domain-containing protein; its protein translation is MSTDIAILDGIDPDLSNRLIKRRDLFAGAALKLGALATAPMMLAAVSSEAFAQVPQQVADILNFALTLEYLEDEFYRTALAQGGLIPDYAGATFQVISQHETAHVALLQSVLGGAAIAKPEFDFTARGKYRDVFQNFKTFAAVSQALEDTGVAAYKGQAPNLVGGGKLLTTALQIHSVEARHAASVRLLRKQKPWTGAFDKPLSKAQVLAIAGPFIAG